In Novosphingobium sp. MMS21-SN21R, a single genomic region encodes these proteins:
- a CDS encoding xanthine dehydrogenase family protein subunit M: MKPFTLDHAQSASEAVTGLAAGATAIAGGTNLVDLLKLQIATPDRLLSVRRTGLDAIAADGDGLRIGALVTNADCAADARVRQSWPLLAKAILAGASPQLRNRATTGGNLCQRTRCGYFYDTTQACNKREPGSGCSAKDGFNRIHAVLGTSDACIATYPGDMAVAMLALDAVVHTEGPRGGREIAVGEFHLQPGDDPSRDNVLEAGELITAVTLPAPTGGVQVYRKVRDRASYAFALVSVAADVCMENGRIVRCTLAFGSLGTVPWRDPAVEAVLVGEAPSPALFDKAADVLLRDARGFGANDFKIALARRALAATLNDATKG; this comes from the coding sequence ATGAAGCCGTTCACGCTCGATCATGCGCAGTCTGCATCTGAAGCGGTCACGGGGCTTGCAGCAGGTGCCACCGCCATTGCCGGTGGTACCAATCTGGTTGACCTGTTGAAGCTGCAGATCGCCACGCCGGATCGGCTGTTGTCAGTCCGCCGCACTGGACTTGATGCCATTGCCGCCGATGGCGACGGCCTGCGTATTGGCGCGTTGGTGACCAACGCCGACTGTGCTGCCGACGCGCGGGTGCGCCAGTCTTGGCCGCTCCTCGCCAAGGCGATCCTGGCAGGTGCAAGCCCGCAATTGCGCAATCGCGCAACGACCGGCGGCAACTTGTGCCAGCGCACGCGCTGCGGATATTTTTACGATACCACTCAAGCCTGCAACAAGCGCGAGCCAGGCAGTGGCTGTAGCGCAAAGGACGGCTTCAATCGCATTCACGCGGTTCTGGGCACGAGCGATGCCTGCATCGCTACGTATCCCGGCGACATGGCGGTGGCGATGCTGGCACTGGACGCGGTTGTGCATACCGAGGGACCACGCGGCGGCCGTGAAATTGCAGTGGGCGAGTTCCACCTCCAACCGGGCGATGATCCCTCGCGCGACAATGTGTTGGAGGCGGGCGAACTGATTACCGCTGTCACGCTTCCCGCCCCCACCGGCGGCGTACAAGTCTATCGCAAAGTTCGTGACCGCGCGTCCTATGCATTCGCGCTGGTGTCGGTTGCTGCCGACGTTTGCATGGAAAATGGCCGGATAGTCCGTTGCACCTTGGCTTTTGGCAGCCTCGGCACGGTGCCATGGCGTGACCCGGCAGTGGAGGCAGTATTGGTGGGCGAAGCGCCATCCCCTGCTCTGTTCGACAAGGCCGCCGATGTGCTGCTGCGCGATGCACGCGGGTTCGGAGCGAACGATTTCAAGATCGCGCTGGCTCGCCGTGCGCTCGCCGCCACTCTCAACGACGCGACGAAGGGCTGA